Sequence from the Verrucomicrobiota bacterium genome:
GAGCTATGAAGAAGTGGCAACTCTCACCGAGCAAAGTGTGGATGCGGTTCGAGGCAAGCTGCACCGCGCTCGAAAGGCCTTTGTGCTACAATTTAGAAAAACCTCCTGAAGTCCCCTTATGAACCCCAAATCATCCAAACTACAGCACCAGGAACAGCAGCAAACAACCGAGCAGCAGGTCGCTCAACATCAGCCAGGGCTCGAGTTTGCTTCCGTTGAGGAAATGCTTCGTTACGACGCGGCACAAGCCGTCCCGCCACCGACGATAGAAGCTCGGTTGAAAAACTCGCTTGCCGGAGAACCCAAACCACCGCGTTCATGGTGGGACCGGTTGTTTGCCCGCCAGTCTCCCGAGCCATGAACATGTTCCTTCAGCAATGTGGATCGTTATTCCCCCGGAGTGTGCGTCCGTTGCTCGCCTTTCTGGTGACGGCATATCTTGCCGCGCTTGCAGGAAGATTTTTTGGCATCATTGATTTGCACGCATGGCTGGCGTTGAGTTCGCCGGCATTTTGGAACGGTCACGTCTGGCAGGTAATTACATACCCCGTCCTTCCCGCAGGTTTTCAGGACTTAATTACCAACGTGATCATTTTGAACCTGCTGGCCGCGGGCCTCGAAACTGTTTGGACGGCGCGTCAGCTTTGGACGTTTAGTCTCATCGCTGCCCTAAGCGCTGGTCTGGGCAAAGCCCTG
This genomic interval carries:
- a CDS encoding rhomboid family intramembrane serine protease, coding for MNMFLQQCGSLFPRSVRPLLAFLVTAYLAALAGRFFGIIDLHAWLALSSPAFWNGHVWQVITYPVLPAGFQDLITNVIILNLLAAGLETVWTARQLWTFSLIAALSAGLGKALLLPYSLTSLMGLSGVIFGLLVACGRQRASVATLLTGLRAMSVGQMLLIISVLGFLLNILRRPGEQLDYLPLLCGGITGWLYPLRQWKSKGIEPELPVTSARIGKLEL